From one Gracilibacillus salinarum genomic stretch:
- a CDS encoding ABC transporter ATP-binding protein, which yields MRRILKYANTYRKAMGIALFLMIVELIVELVQPIIMAKMIDDGIQAGNMQIIYVYGGVLLGITILAFAAGITSSFFAAEVSQGVGYDLRNDMFARIQMFSAMKMQQFATSTLLTRMTNDVTQVQNLLFAFMRIMLRAPLFLIFGIVMSFTLNVSLALILLAAVPVLMIVMFFLLIKGMKLFRYVQQQIDRVNNVIRENLLGIKLVKAFHRMTFENNRFAAVNAKLKDQNSKALWIMEMVMPIVMLIMNVAMIALLSFGYLQLETESAQAGEVVGVINYATRMLASLGVFSFLLMNLSRGRASANRIDEVLSAHGDDQVDAAQERIHLNGEVSFVDVSFQYPKSNQNVLEQLNFTVRAGEKVGILGETGSGKTTLLHLIPYLYHPSGGEIWIDGVPIEQIGNDVRHDITLVPQEGFLFSGTILDNIRWGNDHLSLNEARKVAKEAQLHEFVLSLPNQYDTVIGQRGVNLSGGQKQRLSIARALADNPKVLLLDDSTSALDATTEAKVLEAIRKRKCTTFLVSQKISSVRDADQILILDKGRIAGKGTHQQLMNTNLLYQSIADSQLKKGVKIDDE from the coding sequence ATGAGACGTATATTAAAATATGCCAATACATACCGAAAAGCGATGGGCATTGCACTGTTTCTAATGATTGTGGAATTAATAGTAGAACTTGTCCAGCCGATTATTATGGCCAAAATGATTGATGATGGGATTCAGGCTGGTAACATGCAAATTATCTACGTGTATGGTGGTGTTTTATTAGGGATTACCATTCTGGCTTTTGCAGCAGGTATTACGAGTTCGTTCTTTGCTGCTGAAGTAAGCCAAGGTGTAGGCTATGACTTACGCAATGATATGTTTGCCCGTATACAGATGTTCTCTGCGATGAAGATGCAACAGTTTGCGACTTCTACTTTATTAACAAGAATGACAAATGATGTGACACAAGTACAAAATCTATTATTTGCCTTTATGCGTATTATGTTGCGAGCACCGCTGTTTTTAATATTTGGTATTGTCATGTCATTTACGCTTAATGTTTCATTAGCCTTGATTTTACTTGCAGCAGTGCCTGTTCTGATGATCGTCATGTTCTTTCTATTAATAAAAGGGATGAAGTTATTTCGTTATGTGCAGCAGCAAATTGATCGAGTTAATAATGTTATCAGAGAGAATTTATTAGGAATTAAACTGGTGAAAGCTTTTCACCGGATGACATTTGAAAATAATCGTTTTGCAGCGGTTAATGCCAAATTAAAGGATCAAAACAGCAAAGCGTTGTGGATCATGGAAATGGTGATGCCAATTGTGATGTTGATTATGAACGTAGCAATGATTGCATTGTTAAGTTTTGGTTATTTGCAGTTGGAAACGGAATCCGCACAAGCGGGTGAAGTGGTTGGTGTCATCAATTATGCGACGAGAATGCTGGCATCTTTAGGAGTGTTTTCCTTTTTGCTAATGAATCTTTCAAGAGGTAGGGCTTCTGCCAATCGAATCGACGAAGTATTGTCTGCGCATGGCGATGATCAAGTTGATGCTGCACAAGAGCGTATACACTTAAATGGAGAGGTGTCATTTGTTGATGTGTCTTTTCAATATCCTAAATCGAATCAAAATGTGCTGGAGCAACTGAATTTCACCGTGAGAGCAGGTGAAAAGGTCGGTATATTAGGGGAAACAGGATCGGGAAAAACAACCCTGTTACATTTAATTCCATACTTGTATCATCCTTCTGGAGGAGAAATTTGGATAGATGGCGTGCCGATTGAACAGATAGGGAACGACGTGAGACATGATATCACGTTAGTTCCCCAAGAAGGGTTCTTGTTCTCAGGTACGATTCTGGACAATATTAGGTGGGGAAACGATCATTTATCGTTGAATGAAGCAAGGAAGGTAGCGAAAGAGGCGCAACTACACGAATTTGTACTGTCCTTGCCGAATCAATATGACACGGTAATCGGTCAACGGGGTGTGAACCTGTCTGGTGGTCAGAAACAACGTCTTTCTATCGCAAGAGCATTAGCTGATAACCCGAAAGTATTGTTATTAGATGACAGTACCAGCGCGCTTGATGCAACAACGGAAGCAAAGGTTTTAGAGGCGATACGCAAACGGAAATGTACTACGTTTCTTGTTTCTCAGAAAATTAGTTCAGTAAGAGATGCGGATCAGATTTTGATCTTGGATAAAGGGAGAATAGCAGGAAAAGGCACACATCAGCAGTTAATGAACACGAATCTGCTTTACCAATCCATTGCTGATTCACAATTAAAGAAAGGGGTGAAGATTGATGACGAATAA
- a CDS encoding phosphate/phosphite/phosphonate ABC transporter substrate-binding protein, translated as MKKILLLLMLLLTFLVVTACGSGDETNGSEDSNSSTEESGEDTSSDEAEASEESDMPEELVVGFVPSQDSETIADTVAPLADKLSEELGIPVEGKVMTNYTALVEAMGTNEVQIGFIPAFGYVLANEKHDVEVILKSERYGSGTYKAQYIVSADSDYEELADLKDAVWAYGDPTSTSGYLFPAAQIMDEFDVENPETEFFSEAFQTGGHDNSAIAVYNGEADVATTFDDVRGDLEEEYPDIMEKTRILGYTDDIPNDTISVTKELSDDLVQQIKDTFLGFNEDEEMITIMNEVYNWDAIIEAEDSEYDVVRSTYEKFGDSISLD; from the coding sequence ATGAAAAAAATATTATTGTTGTTGATGCTGCTGCTAACATTCCTTGTCGTCACTGCTTGTGGTTCAGGGGATGAAACGAATGGCAGCGAGGATAGTAACAGTTCCACAGAAGAATCTGGTGAAGATACTTCTTCTGATGAAGCAGAGGCAAGTGAAGAAAGTGATATGCCAGAAGAACTAGTAGTCGGATTTGTACCTTCTCAAGATTCCGAAACGATTGCAGATACCGTCGCTCCATTAGCGGACAAGTTATCTGAAGAGCTGGGTATTCCTGTTGAAGGAAAAGTAATGACAAACTATACAGCTCTAGTGGAAGCAATGGGTACAAATGAAGTACAAATTGGTTTTATCCCTGCTTTTGGGTATGTATTAGCAAACGAAAAACATGATGTAGAAGTTATTTTAAAATCAGAACGTTATGGAAGCGGAACATACAAAGCACAGTATATTGTCAGTGCAGACTCTGATTACGAAGAGTTAGCAGACTTAAAAGATGCTGTTTGGGCTTATGGCGACCCAACTTCTACAAGTGGTTACTTATTCCCTGCTGCACAGATCATGGATGAGTTTGATGTAGAAAATCCGGAAACTGAGTTCTTCTCGGAAGCTTTCCAGACAGGTGGACACGATAACTCCGCGATCGCAGTATACAACGGGGAAGCTGATGTCGCAACAACATTTGACGATGTTCGCGGCGATTTAGAAGAAGAGTATCCGGATATTATGGAGAAGACGAGAATTCTTGGCTACACAGACGATATTCCGAATGACACCATTTCTGTTACAAAGGAATTAAGCGACGACTTAGTTCAACAAATTAAAGACACATTCTTAGGCTTTAATGAAGATGAAGAAATGATCACGATTATGAATGAAGTGTATAACTGGGATGCTATTATTGAAGCAGAAGACAGTGAGTATGATGTTGTACGCAGCACGTACGAAAAATTCGGTGACAGTATTTCTTTAGATTAA
- the phnC gene encoding phosphonate ABC transporter ATP-binding protein, which translates to MIEFQDVSLVYPNGTEGLKHINLKINEGEFVVIVGLSGAGKSTFIRSINRLVSPTSGALLVEEEDILQLKGAGLRKLRTKIGMIFQSYNLVKRSTVMKNVISGRLGYTGTLKSILNIFSKEDKLLAYENLKRVNIEEKLYNRADELSGGQQQRVSIARVLTQKPKLILADEPVASLDPPTSHQVMKYLKQINREDKITTIVNLHFIDMAMEYADRIIGMRAGEVVFDGPASEVTEKTFEEIYGRSIRDEDRRGGVEDE; encoded by the coding sequence ATGATAGAATTTCAAGATGTCTCGCTCGTATACCCTAACGGAACAGAAGGATTAAAACATATCAATTTGAAAATAAATGAAGGAGAATTTGTCGTGATTGTTGGGTTGTCCGGCGCCGGCAAATCTACCTTTATTCGAAGTATAAATCGGTTAGTCTCTCCTACCTCAGGAGCACTACTGGTTGAAGAGGAAGATATTCTTCAACTAAAAGGTGCTGGCTTAAGAAAACTTCGCACCAAGATAGGAATGATCTTTCAAAGCTATAACCTAGTAAAACGATCTACCGTAATGAAAAATGTAATTTCTGGTCGCTTAGGCTATACTGGCACTTTGAAAAGCATCCTAAATATCTTCTCAAAAGAAGACAAACTGCTCGCCTACGAAAATTTAAAGCGAGTCAATATTGAAGAGAAGCTTTATAATCGTGCAGATGAACTTAGTGGAGGTCAGCAGCAGCGCGTCAGTATTGCACGCGTATTAACGCAAAAGCCAAAATTAATTCTTGCTGACGAACCTGTGGCAAGTCTGGACCCACCTACTTCTCACCAGGTAATGAAGTATTTAAAACAAATTAATCGTGAAGATAAGATTACCACGATTGTTAACTTACACTTTATTGATATGGCGATGGAATATGCCGACCGGATTATTGGCATGCGGGCTGGTGAAGTGGTCTTCGATGGACCGGCCAGTGAAGTAACCGAAAAGACATTTGAAGAGATTTACGGTCGCTCCATCCGTGACGAAGACCGCCGAGGAGGGGTTGAGGATGAATAA
- the phnE gene encoding phosphonate ABC transporter, permease protein PhnE codes for MNKPSTYIPKGIYPFKTKMIMTVALIVVVGFYLVSSIKTESFIIDIFVKIPNVFGLISDFFPPDWGYVTQIWPKLFETIHMAIIASTVAVIVSIPFSLLTANNVTTNNVLYQVMRLILNFIRTIPDIILAVVFVGLFGIGAFSGIMALIIFSIGILVKLMSEVIEAIDMNPSEAIRASGGNSLQTISFAIVPQVLPQFISFSLYVFELNIRASLVLGYVGAGGIGQLLNKEMNFLNYPAVSSIIIIVFAVVVIIDMISAKLREGLV; via the coding sequence ATGAATAAGCCATCAACCTACATTCCAAAAGGTATCTATCCTTTTAAAACAAAAATGATCATGACCGTTGCCTTAATTGTCGTCGTTGGCTTTTATCTAGTCAGTTCCATTAAGACGGAATCGTTTATTATTGATATTTTTGTAAAAATACCGAATGTATTTGGGCTCATTAGTGACTTTTTTCCTCCTGATTGGGGATATGTTACTCAAATATGGCCAAAATTGTTTGAGACCATACATATGGCTATTATCGCTTCGACTGTCGCAGTTATTGTCAGCATTCCGTTCTCACTTTTGACAGCGAACAATGTGACAACAAATAATGTATTATATCAAGTGATGCGGTTGATCCTGAATTTCATCCGTACTATTCCTGACATTATTTTGGCTGTTGTTTTTGTTGGTCTGTTTGGGATTGGTGCTTTTTCAGGTATTATGGCATTAATCATTTTCTCTATCGGAATTCTCGTAAAACTAATGAGTGAAGTTATTGAGGCAATTGATATGAATCCATCCGAAGCGATTCGTGCTTCTGGAGGAAATAGTTTACAGACTATTAGTTTTGCAATCGTGCCACAGGTTTTGCCACAGTTTATTTCTTTTAGTCTTTATGTATTTGAGCTAAATATCCGTGCTTCACTCGTGCTAGGTTATGTTGGTGCTGGAGGGATAGGGCAACTGTTGAATAAAGAAATGAACTTCCTTAACTATCCAGCTGTCAGCAGTATTATCATTATTGTTTTTGCAGTTGTCGTTATTATCGACATGATTAGCGCTAAATTAAGGGAGGGACTAGTATAA